Proteins from one Pseudomonas sp. KBS0710 genomic window:
- a CDS encoding membrane-targeted effector domain-containing toxin: protein MSTANPLPNAADKAALKTLATEVVQACPSLQDSAHETACSILKKHGVTDLDPDDVYYHRFKSAQSSTKTFTGWEHVLEKPYESTTLTQLVIRRFRATDFDNADLLDLYGGFYTQGPVYGDFNETNEVRLHGNEVLNDFWEIKFDRLYTHQLDDFWHAHADDFRTLAKCNFLSKAVQAVDLKQLTREDLQTCINAVASNVTWPITRQMLQTEVTPAQSPQVYAMDVDGHVAFNLLRIVDPNGRQILYTPGDTPAFQVLETPADMHWWVLGKMNNEQSRSAFLCHFPLSDRQAMQDNITELMNRLVGTWGKSDHHLINRKNQAITSDAFTWLRDRTRWSMYDEAQQLLTTQAELQKKLWIGYLSAGLKVFGPMAAIGWVTALPVLGASIALTGLNIDQAANGRTRAERKAGVTAAVLNGIAMLFNVVALTGPGPITEVGAEVDAAEAAEMAEYKEALQPDPVDEPAVTTPNEEAPALPTATPLDPEPSIPASWARQQGLTGATPMTEGGRYSNIYTVNANPSTVITFKDAVYYVRYEADVNGDGSWAIIDPQNPHAFYGSRPVQLNAAGEWELALRPSDAVRGGAPVDTIAASEANLGAAVPEEAMPSTYGPPNCNNPPSSLSSPYDLNNLGQYQIELAMGGRPDHFKRIPKPGGGLTDFFTSDYFINPMRSKILTAARKFFSRPFFIHTLPERPALPSLTPEMSSSELLEEIIKNAPGLVVAESPSRVASLYILIKDMPTLARQGLKTLYLNRLLNDLHQLDLDTFANTGELSDGLRTYLEEMDALLPVRFNTQALLTTARAYGIRVQATGCLANYRSFPVAVDEQMVKNFLTSEIIRLDQLKNGVGKWVALTEAQNTNTYRGVAGISEINGGTSLRIGEDLNAASTRVNIRLGPKVINDAGATNPPLSSLDTDLSLDVPMTELDLPKPYVFTERQIENALKLPGDYLLEQTQTTLTLIHRNRLSALVRSTIQSTASNGYFIDAVQFPRLKGTVYSSLTELLQALNNQGMRLTGLPLIKLRVPAAELDGTALPAATKLPASGAGIVATGNPETIIPPTSVPEIPASWEANEILEGQTPDIAPGRYQGIYRLKSDPADAIMHDGKPYYVRYETYRDGTSGWAIINPHAPNDAADSIAVRLNAQGQWETLTR from the coding sequence ATGAGTACCGCTAATCCCCTGCCCAACGCCGCCGACAAGGCGGCCCTCAAGACCTTGGCCACCGAGGTGGTGCAAGCATGTCCCAGCCTCCAGGACAGCGCCCATGAAACCGCCTGCAGCATCCTGAAAAAGCACGGCGTGACAGACCTGGATCCGGACGATGTTTACTACCATCGATTCAAGTCCGCCCAGAGCAGCACCAAGACCTTTACCGGCTGGGAGCACGTTCTGGAAAAACCCTACGAGTCGACCACCCTGACACAGTTGGTGATTCGGCGCTTTCGCGCCACCGACTTCGACAATGCCGACTTGCTCGACCTCTATGGAGGCTTCTACACCCAAGGCCCGGTGTATGGCGATTTTAACGAAACCAACGAAGTGCGCCTGCATGGCAACGAAGTACTGAATGACTTCTGGGAGATAAAATTCGACCGCCTCTACACCCATCAACTGGATGATTTCTGGCACGCTCATGCAGATGACTTTCGGACCCTGGCCAAATGCAATTTTCTCAGCAAAGCCGTGCAGGCCGTTGACCTCAAGCAATTGACACGAGAGGACTTACAAACCTGCATCAACGCTGTCGCCTCCAATGTGACGTGGCCTATTACCCGCCAGATGCTGCAGACCGAAGTGACGCCCGCCCAAAGCCCGCAGGTCTATGCCATGGACGTGGACGGCCATGTGGCTTTCAACCTGCTGCGCATCGTCGACCCGAATGGCCGGCAGATTCTCTACACCCCCGGTGACACCCCAGCGTTCCAAGTACTCGAAACCCCGGCAGACATGCACTGGTGGGTCTTGGGCAAAATGAACAATGAGCAAAGCCGCAGTGCCTTCCTCTGTCACTTCCCGCTGTCTGACCGCCAGGCCATGCAAGACAACATCACTGAGCTGATGAACCGCTTGGTCGGCACCTGGGGCAAGTCCGACCATCATCTGATCAATCGAAAAAACCAGGCAATTACCAGCGATGCCTTCACCTGGCTGAGGGATCGTACCCGCTGGTCAATGTACGACGAGGCGCAGCAGCTGCTGACCACTCAGGCAGAGCTGCAAAAGAAACTCTGGATAGGCTACCTGAGTGCCGGTTTGAAAGTGTTCGGCCCAATGGCTGCGATCGGCTGGGTGACGGCATTACCTGTATTGGGTGCCAGCATCGCGCTCACGGGCCTGAACATCGATCAGGCCGCCAATGGCCGAACCCGCGCAGAGCGCAAGGCTGGCGTCACGGCGGCCGTGCTTAACGGCATCGCCATGCTGTTCAACGTGGTGGCCCTGACCGGGCCGGGCCCCATCACCGAGGTGGGTGCTGAGGTCGATGCCGCAGAAGCCGCCGAAATGGCCGAGTATAAAGAAGCACTGCAACCTGATCCGGTCGACGAGCCTGCCGTGACAACGCCGAACGAAGAAGCTCCAGCGCTGCCAACCGCCACACCACTTGACCCGGAACCCTCGATACCGGCGTCCTGGGCACGCCAGCAAGGACTGACGGGGGCAACGCCAATGACAGAAGGAGGCCGCTACAGCAATATCTACACCGTCAACGCCAACCCTTCGACCGTCATCACGTTCAAGGATGCCGTCTATTACGTGCGCTACGAAGCCGACGTCAATGGTGATGGGAGCTGGGCGATCATTGACCCGCAAAACCCTCACGCGTTTTACGGCTCACGCCCGGTACAACTCAATGCTGCTGGAGAATGGGAACTTGCCTTGCGCCCATCCGACGCGGTCAGGGGCGGCGCACCTGTCGACACGATCGCGGCAAGCGAGGCTAATCTGGGGGCAGCCGTGCCCGAAGAAGCCATGCCTTCGACCTACGGGCCGCCCAACTGCAATAACCCGCCCTCCAGCCTGAGCTCTCCTTATGACCTCAACAACCTCGGCCAGTATCAGATTGAACTGGCAATGGGCGGCAGGCCCGATCACTTCAAGCGCATCCCAAAGCCTGGAGGCGGCCTTACTGACTTCTTTACGTCCGATTACTTTATCAATCCGATGCGCAGCAAAATCCTTACGGCTGCGCGTAAGTTTTTTTCCCGGCCTTTTTTCATCCATACCCTGCCCGAACGCCCTGCCCTCCCCTCGCTTACACCAGAAATGTCTTCCAGCGAACTGCTAGAAGAGATCATCAAAAACGCGCCAGGCCTGGTGGTCGCTGAAAGCCCCAGCCGCGTCGCCAGCTTGTACATTCTGATCAAAGACATGCCCACCCTGGCGCGACAGGGGCTCAAGACACTTTATCTGAACCGGCTGCTCAACGATCTGCATCAATTGGACCTCGATACGTTCGCCAACACCGGGGAACTGTCCGACGGCCTGAGAACTTATCTTGAGGAAATGGATGCCTTGCTACCTGTGCGTTTTAACACTCAGGCACTGCTCACCACCGCCCGGGCCTACGGGATACGCGTACAGGCCACCGGTTGCCTGGCCAACTATCGATCATTCCCGGTAGCGGTGGATGAGCAAATGGTGAAGAACTTTTTGACCAGCGAAATCATCCGCCTGGACCAGCTCAAGAACGGCGTAGGCAAATGGGTGGCGTTGACCGAGGCGCAAAATACCAACACGTACAGGGGCGTGGCCGGTATCAGTGAAATAAACGGAGGCACCAGCCTGCGCATCGGTGAGGATCTGAATGCCGCCAGCACCCGGGTCAACATACGTCTTGGGCCCAAGGTGATAAATGACGCCGGGGCCACCAACCCGCCCCTGAGCAGCCTGGACACGGACCTTTCCCTCGACGTGCCAATGACGGAACTGGATCTGCCAAAACCCTATGTATTCACAGAACGGCAGATCGAGAATGCACTTAAACTCCCCGGCGATTATCTTCTGGAACAAACCCAGACAACCTTGACCCTGATCCACCGCAATCGGCTGAGCGCATTGGTGCGCAGCACCATCCAAAGCACCGCCAGTAATGGCTACTTTATTGATGCGGTGCAGTTTCCGCGACTCAAGGGCACCGTCTACAGCTCGTTGACCGAACTGCTCCAGGCCCTGAACAACCAGGGTATGAGGCTCACGGGGTTGCCGCTGATCAAGCTGCGGGTTCCGGCGGCAGAGCTCGACGGCACCGCCTTGCCGGCGGCCACAAAACTCCCGGCCTCAGGAGCGGGCATCGTTGCAACGGGCAATCCCGAGACAATAATACCGCCGACCAGTGTTCCTGAAATCCCTGCATCGTGGGAAGCCAATGAGATACTGGAGGGCCAAACGCCGGACATCGCCCCTGGAAGATATCAGGGGATTTACCGTCTTAAATCCGACCCTGCCGACGCGATCATGCACGATGGCAAGCCCTACTACGTGCGCTATGAAACCTATCGGGATGGCACCAGCGGCTGGGCCATCATCAATCCCCATGCCCCTAACGACGCAGCCGACTCGATTGCGGTTCGGCTCAATGCACAAGGGCAGTGGGAAACGCTTACCCGCTAG
- the treR gene encoding trehalose operon repressor, with protein sequence MSKYNQIYTDLLASITTERLQRGTRLPSETELMDAYQASRGTVRRAIEQLQERGFAQKIHGKGTFVLSPNPIEFQLGGIVSFHETHADLGDDVRTEVVEFSQFALEGSLLQHIEAAPGALITRIKRVRRIGGKRVILDINHFVADLIPGLDRDIAEQSIYAFIEQTLELQISYAQRTIEALPRSKDDQAHLDLDGQSHVIVVSNQTFLQDGRQFEYTESRHTLDKFYFSDIARR encoded by the coding sequence ATGAGCAAATACAACCAGATCTATACGGATCTGCTTGCCAGCATCACCACTGAACGCCTGCAACGCGGTACGCGCCTTCCCTCTGAAACCGAACTGATGGACGCCTACCAGGCCAGCCGTGGCACGGTGCGTCGCGCCATCGAGCAGTTGCAGGAGCGTGGGTTTGCGCAAAAAATCCACGGCAAGGGCACCTTTGTGTTGTCGCCCAACCCCATCGAGTTCCAATTGGGCGGCATTGTCAGCTTCCACGAAACCCACGCTGACTTAGGCGATGACGTACGCACCGAGGTGGTCGAATTCAGCCAGTTCGCGCTGGAAGGCTCGCTGCTGCAACACATCGAAGCGGCGCCCGGCGCTCTGATTACCCGCATCAAGCGGGTACGGCGCATCGGCGGCAAACGGGTGATCCTGGACATCAACCACTTTGTGGCTGACCTGATCCCGGGCCTGGATCGGGACATCGCCGAGCAGTCGATCTATGCGTTTATCGAGCAAACGCTGGAGCTGCAGATCAGTTACGCGCAACGCACCATCGAAGCACTGCCGCGCAGCAAGGACGACCAGGCGCATCTGGATCTGGATGGGCAAAGCCATGTGATTGTGGTGAGCAACCAGACGTTTTTGCAGGATGGAAGGCAGTTCGAGTACACCGAGTCGCGGCATACGCTGGATAAGTTTTATTTTTCGGATATAGCGCGGCGCTGA
- the treP gene encoding PTS system trehalose-specific EIIBC component translates to MSHDYSNIAREILENLGGSDNLEQAAHCVTRLRLALKDPSLVNGSALNQVDLVKGSFFTGGLFQVVIGPGEVEKVYAALREQTGLAASTIADVKQKGADKTNAMQRLVRVFSDVFMPILPALIIAGLLMGVNNLMGAKGMFIEGQTLLEAYPNLDGLWSLINLMANTSFVFLPALVGWSAAKRFGGSEILGIVLGLMLVHPDLLNAWNYGKAVAGLDGQSLPYFDIFGWFKIEKVGYQGQILPILMAAYVMSVIEKWLRARVPNAIQLLVVPITTIVVTGVLALAIIGPVTRHLGILITEGVVTLFDLAPMLGGAIFGLLYAPLVITGMHHMFLAVDLQLISTQGGTFIWPMIVMSNLAQGSAALGVFYMTRNARDKSMASTSAISAYFGITEPAMFGVNLRFKFPFYAALLGSALGSIFLSLNKVTASAIGVGGLPGFISIIPQFIPSFVIGMVIAMVVPFVLTCALSMKIVRPGYRVA, encoded by the coding sequence ATGAGCCACGACTATTCGAATATTGCCCGCGAGATTCTCGAGAACCTCGGGGGCAGCGACAACCTTGAGCAAGCTGCCCATTGCGTGACTCGCCTGCGCCTGGCGCTCAAGGACCCGAGCCTGGTCAACGGCAGTGCGTTGAACCAGGTCGATCTGGTCAAGGGCTCGTTCTTCACCGGCGGCCTGTTCCAGGTCGTGATCGGCCCCGGCGAAGTGGAAAAGGTCTATGCCGCCCTGCGTGAGCAGACGGGGCTTGCGGCTTCGACCATTGCCGACGTCAAGCAGAAGGGCGCCGACAAGACCAACGCCATGCAGCGTCTGGTGCGGGTATTTTCCGACGTGTTCATGCCGATCCTGCCCGCGCTGATCATCGCCGGCCTGCTGATGGGCGTGAACAACCTGATGGGCGCCAAGGGCATGTTCATCGAGGGCCAGACGCTGCTGGAGGCGTATCCGAACCTGGATGGCCTGTGGAGCCTGATCAACCTGATGGCCAACACCTCATTCGTGTTCCTGCCGGCGCTGGTGGGCTGGTCGGCGGCCAAGCGTTTTGGCGGCAGTGAAATCCTCGGCATCGTGCTTGGCCTGATGCTGGTGCACCCGGATCTGCTCAACGCCTGGAACTACGGCAAAGCGGTGGCCGGGCTTGATGGCCAGAGCCTGCCGTACTTCGATATTTTCGGTTGGTTCAAGATTGAGAAGGTGGGTTACCAGGGGCAGATCCTGCCGATCCTGATGGCGGCCTATGTGATGAGCGTGATCGAGAAATGGCTGCGGGCACGCGTACCTAATGCCATTCAACTGCTCGTGGTGCCGATCACCACCATCGTTGTCACCGGCGTGCTGGCGCTTGCCATCATCGGCCCGGTGACCCGTCACCTCGGCATCCTGATTACCGAAGGTGTGGTCACCCTGTTTGACCTGGCGCCGATGCTTGGCGGGGCGATTTTCGGCCTGTTGTACGCGCCGCTGGTGATCACCGGCATGCACCACATGTTCCTCGCCGTCGACCTGCAGCTGATCAGCACCCAGGGCGGCACCTTTATCTGGCCGATGATTGTGATGTCCAACCTGGCCCAGGGCAGCGCGGCACTTGGCGTGTTCTACATGACCCGCAACGCGCGGGACAAAAGCATGGCCTCAACCTCGGCGATTTCCGCTTACTTCGGCATTACGGAACCGGCGATGTTTGGTGTGAACCTGCGCTTCAAGTTTCCGTTCTATGCCGCGCTGCTGGGCTCGGCGCTGGGCAGCATTTTCCTCTCACTTAACAAGGTGACGGCCTCGGCCATCGGTGTCGGTGGCTTGCCTGGGTTTATTTCGATCATTCCGCAGTTCATCCCAAGTTTTGTGATCGGGATGGTCATCGCCATGGTCGTGCCGTTTGTTCTGACCTGCGCGTTGAGCATGAAGATCGTGCGGCCTGGGTATCGCGTCGCTTGA
- the treC gene encoding alpha,alpha-phosphotrehalase, with the protein MQDWQHSVIYQIYPKSFHSHAGNATGDLLGIVDKLDYLKWLGVDCLWITPFLRSPQRDNGYDISDYYAIDPSYGTMADCDLLISEAAKRGIKLMLDIVVNHTSIEHEWFQQARSSLDNPYRDFYIWRDQPNNWESKFGGSAWEYEAQTGQYFLHLFDHTQADLNWDNPKVRAEVFKLMRFWRDKGVGGFRLDVINLISKPADFPEDNSDGRRFYTDGPNVHEYLQQMHREVFEGHDLINVGEMSSTSLEHCIRYSNPASKELSMTFNFHHLKVDYPNLQKWVKADFDFLQLKQIFSDWQLGMQAGGGWNALFWCNHDQPRVVSRFGNDGEYRVVSAKMLATALHFLQGTPYVYQGEELGMTNPGFNKIEQYRDVETLNIFRLKRDAGESEASSMAAIMQKSRDNSRTPMQWNTQANAGFSSGEPWIGIPDNAAQINVESQLDDPDSVLHHYRALIAMRRSEPLIQNGVYRQLLQDHLQVWAYLREGQGERLLVLNNFYGKPCEIQLPEGVISAASEQRLLISNYPDCPVRASTVLLRPYESFVLHLKD; encoded by the coding sequence ATGCAAGACTGGCAACACTCGGTGATCTACCAGATCTACCCCAAAAGCTTCCACAGCCACGCGGGTAACGCCACCGGTGACCTGCTGGGCATCGTGGACAAACTCGATTACCTCAAGTGGCTGGGCGTGGATTGCCTGTGGATCACCCCGTTCCTGCGCTCGCCGCAACGCGACAACGGCTACGACATCAGCGACTACTACGCCATCGACCCCAGCTACGGGACCATGGCCGACTGCGACCTGCTGATCAGCGAAGCGGCCAAGCGCGGCATCAAGCTGATGCTCGACATTGTGGTCAACCACACCTCCATCGAGCATGAGTGGTTCCAGCAGGCGCGCAGCAGCCTCGACAACCCGTATCGCGACTTCTACATCTGGCGCGACCAGCCGAACAACTGGGAATCCAAGTTCGGCGGCTCCGCTTGGGAGTACGAAGCGCAAACCGGCCAGTACTTCCTGCACCTGTTCGACCACACCCAGGCCGACCTCAACTGGGACAACCCCAAGGTGCGCGCCGAGGTGTTCAAGCTGATGCGCTTCTGGCGCGACAAAGGCGTGGGTGGTTTCCGCCTGGACGTGATCAACCTGATCTCCAAGCCTGCCGATTTCCCCGAAGACAACAGCGACGGCCGGCGTTTCTATACCGACGGCCCGAACGTGCATGAATACCTGCAGCAAATGCACCGCGAAGTGTTCGAAGGGCACGACCTGATCAATGTCGGCGAGATGTCGTCCACCAGCCTTGAGCACTGCATTCGTTATTCGAATCCGGCGTCCAAAGAACTGTCGATGACCTTCAACTTTCATCACCTGAAAGTCGATTACCCGAACCTGCAAAAGTGGGTGAAGGCCGACTTCGACTTCCTGCAACTCAAGCAGATTTTCTCCGACTGGCAACTGGGCATGCAGGCTGGTGGCGGCTGGAACGCGTTGTTCTGGTGTAACCATGACCAGCCGCGCGTGGTCTCGCGTTTTGGTAACGACGGCGAGTACCGCGTGGTCTCCGCCAAGATGCTCGCCACTGCGCTGCACTTTCTCCAGGGCACGCCGTATGTGTACCAGGGCGAAGAGTTGGGCATGACCAACCCGGGCTTCAACAAGATTGAGCAGTACCGCGATGTCGAGACCCTGAACATCTTCCGCCTCAAGCGTGATGCCGGTGAGTCCGAGGCGTCGAGCATGGCGGCGATCATGCAGAAGTCTCGCGACAACAGCCGCACGCCGATGCAGTGGAACACCCAAGCCAATGCCGGTTTCAGCAGCGGTGAACCGTGGATCGGCATCCCGGACAACGCGGCGCAGATCAACGTCGAGAGCCAGCTGGATGACCCCGATTCGGTGCTGCATCACTACCGCGCACTGATCGCCATGCGCCGCAGCGAACCGCTGATCCAGAACGGCGTTTATCGCCAGTTGCTGCAAGACCACCTGCAAGTCTGGGCGTACCTGCGCGAAGGCCAGGGCGAGCGCTTGCTGGTGCTGAACAACTTCTATGGCAAGCCCTGCGAAATCCAACTGCCCGAAGGCGTCATCAGCGCGGCGAGCGAGCAACGCCTGCTGATCAGCAACTACCCCGACTGCCCTGTGCGTGCGAGCACGGTGCTGTTGCGCCCTTATGAATCGTTTGTGCTGCACCTCAAGGACTGA
- a CDS encoding carbohydrate porin, with product MKTTIKLGLIASCFTAPFAAQALEFAGYLRSGAGTSTGSGKQQCFQLPGAQSKYRLGNECEQYAEFELRQDLLTLDDGSVLSVDAMASLYNKYDRALKFQGEDNGSARMPQMYAQWSNLPSLNGGSVWAGRRYYKRNDIHISDFYYWNQSATGGGVEDVKIGDLKYSYALSRKDNLYQKEYATRHDFNVAGFKTNPGGELEFGLSYIEKAGGREANSGWAITAQHVQKPFLGGKNKFALQYGEGPGTGLGYTGNTALDKSSKSYRAVEFFDWQVTPRFGGQVEAVYQKDIRPGSQDQTWMSIGVRPAYAISEQFKLVTELGHDQVEAADGTRKLSKFTFAPTWSPNGPDFWARPEVRLYYTYATWNEAAKRAANELAAGSALSDTGAYGTARHGSNVGVQVEYWWK from the coding sequence ATGAAAACAACAATAAAGCTGGGCCTCATTGCGTCATGTTTCACCGCTCCTTTTGCCGCTCAGGCTCTGGAGTTTGCCGGCTACTTGCGCAGCGGCGCGGGGACTTCAACAGGCAGTGGCAAGCAACAGTGTTTCCAACTGCCGGGGGCGCAATCCAAGTACCGTTTGGGTAACGAATGCGAGCAGTACGCCGAATTTGAGTTGCGCCAGGACCTGCTGACCCTCGACGACGGCTCGGTGCTGAGCGTCGATGCCATGGCATCGCTGTACAACAAATATGACCGAGCCTTGAAATTCCAGGGTGAAGACAACGGCTCGGCGCGCATGCCGCAGATGTATGCGCAGTGGTCCAACCTGCCCAGCCTCAATGGCGGCTCGGTGTGGGCGGGGCGCCGTTACTACAAGCGTAATGACATCCATATCTCCGACTTCTACTACTGGAACCAGAGCGCCACGGGCGGCGGTGTCGAAGACGTCAAGATCGGCGACCTCAAATACAGCTACGCCCTGTCGCGCAAGGACAACCTGTACCAGAAGGAATACGCCACCCGTCACGACTTCAACGTGGCGGGCTTCAAGACCAACCCCGGCGGCGAGCTGGAATTTGGCTTGAGCTACATCGAAAAAGCCGGCGGGCGTGAGGCCAACAGCGGTTGGGCGATCACCGCGCAGCATGTGCAAAAACCGTTTCTTGGCGGCAAGAACAAATTCGCCTTGCAGTACGGCGAAGGCCCCGGCACGGGTTTGGGCTATACCGGCAATACCGCCTTGGACAAGAGCAGCAAAAGCTACCGCGCCGTGGAGTTTTTCGACTGGCAGGTGACGCCGCGTTTCGGCGGGCAGGTCGAGGCGGTGTATCAAAAGGATATTCGCCCGGGCAGCCAGGACCAGACCTGGATGTCCATCGGTGTGCGCCCGGCGTATGCCATCAGTGAACAGTTCAAACTGGTCACCGAGCTTGGGCATGATCAAGTCGAGGCTGCCGACGGTACACGCAAGCTGAGCAAATTCACCTTCGCACCGACCTGGTCGCCCAACGGCCCGGATTTCTGGGCGCGGCCGGAAGTGCGGTTGTACTACACCTATGCAACCTGGAACGAAGCGGCCAAGCGTGCGGCGAATGAACTGGCGGCGGGCTCGGCATTGTCCGACACCGGCGCCTACGGCACGGCGCGGCATGGCTCGAATGTGGGTGTGCAAGTCGAATACTGGTGGAAATAG